One genomic segment of Fusobacterium sp. IOR10 includes these proteins:
- the rho gene encoding transcription termination factor Rho: protein MGKLWIKYNFREEKILDLENFLLKELIEICKQLGIYDSSKKKKKELIEVLENYMENNPGYVIASGKLDVMTDGYGFLRETSVEKDTYVSSSQIKRFKMRTGDIVTGEVRKPVGDEKNYALRRVLFVDGNFTKDAESRVAFEELTPSYPTEKLKLETDKKNTSCRIIDLIAPIGKGQRGLIVAPPKAGKTVLISNIANALIKNHKDVEVIILLIDERPEEVTDIKENVLGAKVYSSTFDEDPKNHIKVTEEIIEQAKRKVENGKDVVILMDSLTRLARAYNIVIPSSGKLISGGIDPSALYYPKNFFGAARNIRKGGSLTIIATALIDTGSKMDDIIYEEFKGTGNMEIHLDRGLSQLRIYPAIDIQKSGTRKEELLIDSKKLPIIWKFRRYLSSLDKTSAAKYLINQINSSEDNEELIKRYKNMEERS, encoded by the coding sequence ATGGGGAAGTTGTGGATTAAGTATAATTTTAGAGAGGAGAAGATATTGGACCTAGAAAATTTTTTATTAAAAGAATTAATTGAAATATGTAAACAATTGGGTATATACGATTCTTCCAAAAAGAAAAAAAAGGAATTAATAGAGGTTTTGGAAAATTATATGGAAAACAATCCTGGTTATGTTATAGCTAGTGGGAAATTAGATGTAATGACTGATGGGTACGGATTTTTAAGAGAAACTTCAGTTGAAAAGGATACATATGTTTCAAGCTCACAAATAAAAAGATTTAAAATGAGAACAGGGGATATTGTAACTGGAGAAGTTAGAAAACCTGTTGGAGATGAAAAAAATTATGCTTTAAGAAGAGTTTTGTTTGTAGATGGAAATTTCACAAAGGATGCAGAATCTAGAGTTGCCTTTGAAGAATTAACACCTTCTTATCCAACTGAAAAATTAAAGTTAGAAACAGACAAGAAAAATACATCATGTAGAATAATAGATTTAATAGCTCCCATTGGAAAAGGTCAAAGAGGTCTTATTGTAGCTCCTCCAAAGGCAGGAAAAACTGTTTTAATAAGTAATATAGCAAATGCTTTAATAAAAAATCACAAGGATGTTGAAGTTATAATTTTACTTATAGACGAAAGACCAGAAGAGGTTACAGATATAAAAGAGAATGTTTTAGGAGCAAAGGTGTATTCTTCAACCTTTGATGAAGATCCTAAAAATCATATAAAAGTTACAGAGGAAATAATAGAACAAGCTAAAAGAAAAGTTGAAAATGGAAAAGACGTTGTTATTCTTATGGATTCTTTAACAAGATTAGCAAGGGCATATAATATAGTAATTCCTTCTAGTGGAAAATTAATTTCTGGAGGTATAGATCCAAGTGCTCTATATTATCCAAAAAACTTTTTTGGAGCAGCTAGAAATATAAGAAAAGGTGGAAGTTTAACTATTATTGCAACAGCTCTTATTGATACAGGAAGTAAAATGGATGATATAATTTACGAAGAATTCAAAGGAACTGGAAATATGGAAATTCATTTAGATAGAGGTCTATCTCAACTAAGAATTTATCCAGCTATTGATATTCAAAAATCTGGAACTAGAAAAGAAGAACTTTTAATAGATAGCAAAAAATTACCAATTATATGGAAATTTAGAAGATATTTATCTAGTTT